The Thermococcus sp. M39 genome segment TACCAACTTAACATCTCTAAATGATTCACAGAGTCTTTTTGCAACTTCTAATGTATTATCCTTAGAACCATCGTTGATTATAATTATTTCATAATCCAATCCCTTTAGCTCTCTCATCGTTTCTTTAACTGCTTTTTCTAGGTTTTTTTCCTCATTGTATGCAGGCATTAGCACTGATATTGTAGGCATCACTTTTGCCTCCTTATATATAAATAAAACACAATTGCCATTAAAATGCTCACTCCAGTCAACATATTTATTATCGAAGGAATATTCTTGCTACCAAGAGACAACAGAACAATCTCAGTTGCGAGCAGTCCCAATAGATAGAAAGAGATATTTGTTTTGTTTATGGACAAAGAATAATTAACTATCACATTTGCCAACGAAAAGAACATCATCGCCAATCCATACTTCCACAAATACGGTGCGACGTTGAGAT includes the following:
- a CDS encoding glycosyltransferase, which codes for MPTISVLMPAYNEEKNLEKAVKETMRELKGLDYEIIIINDGSKDNTLEVAKRLCESFRDVKLV